A region of the Saccharomyces cerevisiae S288C chromosome II, complete sequence genome:
CTTCTTTCGATCCCACTAGTGCGGACGGATTATCACGCAAGTTTTTTAACGCGAGACATCGGAAAATATTTATGCCGATTAGATCCGGCCCCtgaaactttttgtttgatACTTTCAAACGCACTACTCTACCCCATGacataaaaaatatctgTCTCCGGTTATATATGTCTAAATAGAATTCGGGTagcattttatttttatcgcTTATaggaaaaagatatttgcatatatatatctatatatcCTATATACATCTATATAGTTATTGTGTAAGGGGTTTTTATAAGGTCCGATACTTACAGAGATTAATTTGTAAATAAAAGCAGAAATCTTTATTTaagaaaatagaagatTGATGGGAATATTTCGTTGGAACTATCCAGAGAGTTCTGTCCCCGGCGTTTGGGGAGAAACAACTTCCACTATTGACTGGTGTGAGGAGAACTATGTCGTTTCTCCCTATATTGCCGAGTGGTCAAACACTTTAACTAACAGCGTATTCATACTGTCAGCGATTTACACAACTTACTCTGCTTACAAGAataaattagaaaaaaggTTTTTACTTATTGGCTTCGGGTACGGTTTGGTCGGAGTAGGATCATGGCTATTTCATATGACACTGAAGTATAGATTCCAACTATTGGATGAACTTCCAATGATATACGCCATGTGCATTCCGACATGGAGTTTAGTATGCGAGGCCAAAGAGGCATTACTTAACGGAGATAATCACAAGAAGGTTCCTCTATTTGAACAGATATTCATCGGCGTAATTATCGGCCTGGCCGTTACAACAGCAAGCATACTCTACGTTATTTACAAAAATGTCGATATCCATCAAATTTTGTTTGGCGTACAGATTGTAGTTGTGGCTGCTACTGCAGGAAGTTTGACGTACAGATACGTCCATGATCCACTTGCCAAAAGAAATCTCAAGGCTTCAATGGCGCTCGGCGCAATTTTGTTCTTATCTGGCTACATTTCGTGGCTACTTGATATACACTATTGTTCGTTCTGGGTGCACGTTAGAAGAAGTATTTTGGCTTTACCACTTGGTGTACTGCTTGAACCACACGGATGGTGGCATATATTAACTGGTATGGGGATTTATTTCTACATTGTTTCTTTGGAACATTTAAGGGTCATTACGCTCAACGTCAGCTGCAATTACCAGTTCATCTGGAGATGGAAAGTCTTCCCTGAACTGATATGGAAAGGGCGCAAACCCTCAACAAGATATTCACTTGAACTATTTGGCCCATACGTAGAAGATCAATCAATTGAAGTTAAAAAGGAGAAGTAATAATTATAGCataatatatattcatAATGTATAGgcatatttattttttattttttttatttcatgTTCTATTTAATGACGAATCacgaagaaaatatatctAAGAAAAGATCTTTTGAATCCTTGATTTGCGAATAGTTTAAATGACCCAGCTTATTGCTctggtgaaaaaaaactttgtGCGGTCTCAAAGCCGTCGGCGGCAAAATAACGTGAATTGATGAAAGtaaataaacaaaacaaaatctcTAATTGTTGTAACACAAATACTAAGAAATTTGTTAGCTAATTCGGGACATGTACCAAAATAATGTATTGAATGCTATTTTGGCttctgaaaaatcaaacttTCAATACGATAGTGGAACAATATTAAGAAACCACAAAAGACCAATAATAACATTTAATAACAACATAGAGCACACAGTATCCGAACCTAATAATTTTACAGGCTATgaggaaaaggaagatttGGATATAATGGATATTTGTCCTTATTACCCAAAAGCAAGAATGCTGGCGGATGCCATTCAACATGCCAAAACGAGCGCAagtgaaaacaaaatggaACTATCAATGAAAACTATCCCATGTCTCAAGAAGGAAAACGTCCATGTTGAGAAAGGGCACGATTGGTCTCAACTCAGTACGAGCAgaatttgtaaaattttaGAAGACATAgcagataaaaaaaataaaactagAAGGCAATCTGCCCCATTACAAAAGACGAAGTATTTCCCAACAAATGAGAATCAAAATACCGATATAGAAAATCAGAATTGGTCCCAAATCCCCAATGAAGACATATGTGCACTTATAGAGAAGATTGCTAGCAGACGCAATAAAAATCGCAAACGGAAAAATCTTTCATGTTCTAAAGTCCAAGAAATTCAGGGAAATATTGATTTACCCAAAAAAGACGTACAAGAGGGAGATATTTCAGATTCGTCTCTATTTGCAGCAGTAAGAGGAACCAAAAAAGTTTCCGGATATGATTACAATTCAGAAGATAAGATACCTAATGCGATACGTCTTCCTTACTGTAAGCaaatattacgattattctCACTTttacaaatgaagagaaatgACTTAATAGTCACCTCTGAAAATTGTAATAGCGGAGTTTTCTTCAGCAATTTTAATTATCAACTTCAAGTTAAATCGAATTGTATTGcaaatatttcttctaCACTCAGTTTTCTACCCCATCATGAAATAACCGTATACACATCCTTTATTCTCTATCCAAACGTTGTCGATAATATTTGGGAATGCACACGATACGCTATTCAACTTTTGAAGTCCGAAGCAGCACAGTTTACGCTACTGCGTGATATATATAGTGGCTTCACAATTATACTTTCAAATCATCGATATCATCCTAAGGGTTTTAGCGCTGATTACTGTTACAGTGCAAATGAATTGacattatttctttttgttattCGAACAgggcaaaaaaaagtactttaTCGATCTATTCCTCACAACACAGcagcaattgaaaaagacaGTTCTTTTGATACAGAAAATAGAAAGAGAAGGTCCGAGGAAGAGGTTGTTCTTAAATGTAGGAAGTGTTCTAATAATTCATTGGcattaaaagaaatcagCACCTATCGTTTGGATAGCGCAGAAGGTTTTGAGAAGTCTCAGCCTCTAAAAGATGAAGCAAAGCTCAGTGATATGAATTATGTACAAGGTAGT
Encoded here:
- a CDS encoding uncharacterized protein (hypothetical protein; YBR184W is not an essential gene), which translates into the protein MYQNNVLNAILASEKSNFQYDSGTILRNHKRPIITFNNNIEHTVSEPNNFTGYEEKEDLDIMDICPYYPKARMLADAIQHAKTSASENKMELSMKTIPCLKKENVHVEKGHDWSQLSTSRICKILEDIADKKNKTRRQSAPLQKTKYFPTNENQNTDIENQNWSQIPNEDICALIEKIASRRNKNRKRKNLSCSKVQEIQGNIDLPKKDVQEGDISDSSLFAAVRGTKKVSGYDYNSEDKIPNAIRLPYCKQILRLFSLLQMKRNDLIVTSENCNSGVFFSNFNYQLQVKSNCIANISSTLSFLPHHEITVYTSFILYPNVVDNIWECTRYAIQLLKSEAAQFTLLRDIYSGFTIILSNHRYHPKGFSADYCYSANELTLFLFVIRTGQKKVLYRSIPHNTAAIEKDSSFDTENRKRRSEEEVVLKCRKCSNNSLALKEISTYRLDSAEGFEKSQPLKDEAKLSDMNYVQGSISYNRTILTGLWKLFHRLCCKDRYRKTNLSETLFYDDSTERWVRMGELMHY
- the YPC1 gene encoding phytoceramidase (Alkaline ceramidase; also has reverse (CoA-independent) ceramide synthase activity; catalyzes both breakdown and synthesis of phytoceramide; overexpression confers fumonisin B1 resistance; YPC1 has a paralog, YDC1, that arose from the whole genome duplication) — its product is MGIFRWNYPESSVPGVWGETTSTIDWCEENYVVSPYIAEWSNTLTNSVFILSAIYTTYSAYKNKLEKRFLLIGFGYGLVGVGSWLFHMTLKYRFQLLDELPMIYAMCIPTWSLVCEAKEALLNGDNHKKVPLFEQIFIGVIIGLAVTTASILYVIYKNVDIHQILFGVQIVVVAATAGSLTYRYVHDPLAKRNLKASMALGAILFLSGYISWLLDIHYCSFWVHVRRSILALPLGVLLEPHGWWHILTGMGIYFYIVSLEHLRVITLNVSCNYQFIWRWKVFPELIWKGRKPSTRYSLELFGPYVEDQSIEVKKEK